The following proteins are co-located in the Desulfoscipio sp. XC116 genome:
- a CDS encoding PFL family protein — MLTIQEIMETITMVQQEHLDIRTITLGISLRDCADNSSRASCRKIYDKITRLAGNLVPAGEAIAREYGIPIVNKRISVTPISLVAESSRTDDYLAFAETLDRAAAEVGVNFIGGFSALVHKGITGGDKKLLDSIPAALDITERVCSSVNVATTKAGINMDAVALMGRVIKDVASRTADRDGLGCAKLVVFANVPEDNPFMAGAFHGIGEPESVINVGVSGPGVVKRAVERVKGSDFGTLAETVKKSAFKITRMGELVGRSAAARLGVPFGIVDISLAPTPAIGDSVAEILEAMGLERCGTHGTTAALALLNDAVKKGGAMASSYVGGLSGAFIPVSEDAGMIRAVEEGALYLDKLEAMTCVCSVGLDMIAVPGDTPAETISAIIADEMAIGMINKKTTAVRIIPAPGKQVGDHVEFGGLLGRAPVMPVHRFSAADFIGRGGRIPAPIHSLSN, encoded by the coding sequence TTGCTCACGATACAGGAAATAATGGAAACTATTACCATGGTCCAGCAAGAACACCTGGACATCCGCACCATCACACTGGGTATCAGCCTGCGCGACTGTGCCGATAACAGCTCCCGGGCCTCCTGCCGGAAGATTTACGATAAAATCACCCGGCTGGCCGGCAATCTGGTACCGGCAGGAGAGGCTATCGCCCGGGAATACGGCATACCCATAGTGAACAAGCGCATATCGGTCACCCCTATTTCACTGGTGGCTGAAAGCAGCCGCACGGATGACTATCTTGCTTTCGCCGAAACCTTGGACCGGGCGGCGGCAGAGGTGGGAGTGAACTTTATCGGCGGTTTTTCGGCCCTGGTTCATAAGGGCATCACCGGCGGCGATAAAAAGCTGCTGGACTCCATTCCCGCCGCCTTGGATATTACCGAGCGAGTGTGTTCATCGGTCAATGTGGCCACCACCAAGGCGGGCATTAACATGGACGCGGTAGCCTTAATGGGCCGGGTGATTAAAGACGTAGCTTCGCGCACTGCCGACCGGGACGGACTGGGGTGCGCCAAGCTGGTGGTTTTCGCCAACGTTCCCGAGGATAACCCCTTCATGGCCGGGGCTTTTCACGGTATAGGCGAGCCCGAGTCGGTGATTAACGTGGGGGTAAGCGGCCCGGGGGTGGTCAAGCGGGCTGTGGAACGGGTCAAGGGCAGCGATTTCGGCACCCTTGCCGAAACTGTAAAAAAATCAGCCTTTAAAATCACCCGTATGGGCGAGCTGGTGGGACGCTCCGCCGCCGCGCGTCTGGGTGTACCCTTTGGCATTGTGGACATTTCCCTGGCCCCCACCCCGGCAATAGGCGACAGTGTGGCTGAAATACTGGAGGCCATGGGTCTGGAGCGCTGCGGCACTCACGGTACAACAGCGGCGCTGGCCTTATTAAATGATGCCGTTAAAAAGGGCGGGGCCATGGCCTCATCATATGTGGGCGGACTTTCGGGCGCTTTCATACCGGTAAGTGAAGACGCAGGCATGATCCGGGCGGTGGAAGAAGGAGCCCTATACCTGGACAAGCTGGAAGCCATGACCTGCGTATGCTCGGTGGGTCTGGACATGATTGCCGTGCCCGGCGATACACCCGCGGAAACCATTTCCGCCATTATCGCCGATGAAATGGCCATCGGCATGATCAACAAAAAAACCACCGCCGTGCGAATCATTCCGGCTCCGGGCAAGCAGGTGGGCGATCATGTGGAATTCGGCGGCCTTTTGGGCCGGGCGCCGGTAATGCCTGTGCATCGCTTCTCCGCCGCCGACTTTATAGGACGAGGGGGCCGCATACCGGCGCCGATACACAGTTTAAGCAATTAA